A portion of the Streptomyces sp. NBC_00376 genome contains these proteins:
- a CDS encoding SigE family RNA polymerase sigma factor: MTTPVCTGSSGGAATTGHAPYPGHMSHTPHITKHGAPSQHGARTARPAYPSRTPYAPHTPNAPYAPYPSFSSFVRARGPVLLRAARSLTANPSDAEDLLQTALTKTYVAWERIEDHRALDGYVRRALLNTRTSQWRKRKVDEFACDELPEQEAAPAPDPAEQQTLHDAMWRAVMKLPDRQRAMVVLRYYEDLSEAQTAEVLGVSVGTVKSAVSRALGKLRQDPELAPVR; the protein is encoded by the coding sequence ATGACCACGCCAGTCTGCACGGGCAGCTCCGGGGGAGCCGCCACCACCGGACATGCGCCGTACCCGGGACACATGTCGCACACCCCGCACATCACCAAACACGGCGCACCCAGCCAGCACGGAGCGCGCACCGCACGCCCCGCGTACCCCTCGCGGACTCCGTACGCCCCGCACACCCCGAACGCGCCGTACGCCCCGTACCCATCGTTCTCCTCCTTCGTCCGGGCGAGGGGGCCCGTGCTGCTGCGGGCCGCGCGCTCGCTCACCGCCAACCCGAGCGACGCCGAGGACCTGCTGCAGACCGCGCTCACCAAGACGTACGTGGCCTGGGAGCGGATCGAGGACCACCGGGCGCTCGACGGCTACGTCCGCCGGGCCCTGCTGAACACCCGGACCTCGCAGTGGCGCAAACGCAAGGTCGACGAGTTCGCCTGCGACGAGCTGCCCGAGCAGGAGGCCGCCCCGGCCCCCGACCCGGCCGAGCAGCAGACGCTGCACGACGCCATGTGGCGTGCCGTGATGAAGCTGCCGGACCGGCAGCGGGCGATGGTGGTCCTGCGCTACTACGAGGACCTGAGCGAAGCCCAGACGGCCGAGGTGCTCGGGGTCTCCGTCGGCACCGTGAAGAGCGCGGTGTCGCGGGCGCTCGGCAAGCTCAGGCAGGACCCGGAACTCGCTCCGGTGCGGTGA